The Candidatus Eisenbacteria bacterium genome includes the window GGACACGTCCTACGCGGGAGCGTTCAATAACCTCGCCTACACGCTCGCCCTTGTCGGCCGCGAGGACGAAGCCGAAGAAGCGTACCTTCGCGCGATCCGCCTCGACCCTGCGTCGATCCACGCGCGGGCGAACCTCGCCGATCTCCAGTTCCGCCGCGGGAAGATTCCCGAGGCGGCGCGCACCACGGAGGAGGCGGCGCGCGCTCTCCCCGGGCTTCCGGCGGCCGCCTGGAAGAACGATCGAATCGCGCGCGCGGCGGAGCTCTCGCTTGCCGCGAGGGATGCGGCGGCGCGAGGCGAATCCCAGGCGGCCCTTCACGCGATCGCCGAAGCGCTCGCGATCGACGGCGCTCCCGTGCGCGAGTGGGCGGCGCGCGACCCGCTCGTCCGTCCGTTCCTCGAGCAAGCTCTCGCCCGGGAGCCCGGCGGCCGGGAGGGGAGGGGCCGATGAGCGGACGATCGATCGCGGCGATCATTCCGGTGAGAGACGCCGGGGCGACGATCGAGGAGACTCTCCGTTCGATTTATGCATCAAGCACACCGCCGGACGAGGTGATCGTCGTCGACGATGGATGCTCCGACCGCTCCATGGAGATCGCGCGGCGATTCCCCGCGCGCATCCTCCCCTCCGAGCCCCCCGGAGGGGTCGCACGCGCGAGAAACACCGGCGCGGCGGCAGCGCGAGGGGAGATCCTTCTCTTTGTCGACGCGGACGTCGTGCTCGAGCCGAACGCCGTTCGGGCGGCGGCGGACGCCCTCGCCGACCCGGGTGTCTCGGTCGCCGTCGGGCTTCAGTCGGCGGTCTCCCCGTTCCCGAACGCGGCGAGCGTTTATAAGAACTACTGGCTCCACTACACGTACAAGAAGAGGGCCGAGCGCCTGGCGGTCCTCTATTCGAGCGCGGTCGCGATTCGCCGAGAACCATTCGAGCAGGCGGGAGGCTTCGACCCGAACTACCGCACGCCGAACATCGAGGACTCGGATCTCGGGAAGCGGCTCACCGACGCCGGATGCCGGATCGCGGTCGTTCCGGAGATGGAGTTTCGACACATCAAGCGATACGATCTTTCCGGCATGTTCCGCACCGACTTCCGGCGGACGGTCGGCATGACGAAGGTCCAGATCCGCGATCGCTTCCGTCGGATCCTCAAGGGGAACTACTCGTCGATCCCGACCTCGTTTCTCGTTTCGTGCCTTGCTCCGTGGATCGCGCCTCCCCTTCTCGCCGCAGGGGAGATCTTCGCGGCGCTTCTCTTCCCGCCCGCTCTCGTTCTCCTTCTCAACCGCGACTGGATCAGAAGCCTCGCGGAAAGCCAGGGCGCGCGCGCCGGACTTCTCGGCGCGTTCTTCCTTCACCTGGACGTGGTCGCGGTGAATCTCGGCGTGCTTTGGGGAATCGCGGAGTACGCGGCGGGAAAGAAATACTGATCGGCGCCGTTACGTTCCTACTGCGCGCGCGGTGTGGCCCGATAGCCGGCCGCGACGACCGCCTCCACCAACGCGTCCTCGATCGGATCGTTCGTCGAGAGGTCCACGCGGGCGCTCTTCTCTTCCAGGCTCACCTTCGCCGAAACGACCCCGGGCGTTTTCTCGAGAAACTCGGTCACCCTCCGCACACAACTGGCGCAGTGCATCCCCTCGACATCGAGAATGACCGTGCGCACCGGCGTCTCCGAGGCGCGGGAAGCGCCGGAGGTCGCCTCTTGTCCCTGCCCCGCGGAGGAGGGGGAACGGGATGCTCGGGACGCGAAGAGAAACGCGATCAAGACCGCGACGAGGACCGCGACGAGAAGAGCGATCAGCGATCGAGGATGCACGGCAAGGACCTCCTTCGGATGAAGACGAACGCACTGTTCATCTTCCACGAGAACGAGGCCGTTCGCAAACGGTTTCTCCGAGAGGGAGAAGGATCAATGGGAAGGACCGCTCTTTCGCGCCCAGCGGTTCACCGCGAGCCGCAGAGTCTTCGGATCGAAGGGCTTCACGACGACGTCGTTCATTCCCGCGCGTAGACACGCCTCGCGGCTTTCCTTGTCGGCGTGGCCGGTGAGCGCGATGATCGGGATCCGGCGCTCGGGGTCTTCCGAGGAGCGGATCTCCACGGTGGCGTCGAGCCCGCTCGTCCCGGGCATCTCGACGTCCATCAACACGAGATCGTACCGTTCGCGCGACAAGCACGCGATCGCTTCCCTTCCATCCGACGCGACATCGACGGAGTGGCCCGCCTTCTCGAGGAACTTCTTCGCGATCGATCGGTTGATTGAACCGTCATCGACCACGAGAATGCGGAGCGCACTGATCTCCGCTCCCTCGCGGGAGAGAGCGAAACCGAAGTGAGCGCCTCTCGCGTCCTCGCGGTTCTCCGCCCAGATTCTCCCCTCGTGCGCCTCGACGATCCTTCGCGCGATGGCGAGCCCGAGGCCGTGGCTCTCCTCGCCGCCGGTCGGCTTGGCCGAAAGGCGGCAGAACTCGCCGAACGCCTTTTGGAGGTCTTCATCGCTGAGCCCGGGGCCTTCGTCCAGAACGGAGACGAGCGCCTCGTTTCCCGTTTCGCTCACGCGAACCGTGATCCGCGTCGAGCCCGGCGCGTACTTGATCGCGTTCGACACGAGGTTATCGAGAACCTGCCGAATCCGAAGGCTGTCCGCCTCGACCACGGGGGCCGGATCCGGAACGTCCGCGACGAGGAGCTGTCCTTTTCCATGCGCGTTCCCCTCGTGGAATCGAGTCGCCTCGCGCACGAGGAGGCCGAGATCGGTCGGAACGCGCTGGATCTCGAGCTTGCCCGCGCCGGTTCTCGCCTCCTCGAGAATGCTCTCGAGCAGGCGGAGAAGACGCCCGCTCTCCTCGCGAAGGAGCGCGACATGCTGCGCGACTTCCCCCGCTGCTCCGGCGATCGACTCCGCGAGCAGCGTGGCGAGATTGTGGATGCCGCCGATTCCGCCGCGAAGATCGTGCGCGGCGACGCCGAGAATCCTCTTCTTCTCCTCGCCGGCCCGCCGGAGGTTCGTGTTCGCCCACTCGAGCTCCTCGCGCCGCGCCTGCAGCTCCGCCACCAGCTCGGCCGAGATCGCGTTCGCGCGCGCCAGCTTCTCGTTCGCCCGATGGAGTTCCTCGCTCCGCTCTTCGAGCTCGGCGACGAGCTCCGCAGACCGCACGTTCGCCTCGGCAAGCCGGTGGTTCGCCCTCATGAGCTCCTCGCTTTTTGCCTCGAGCTCGGCGACAAGCTCCGCCGCCTCTACGTTCGCCAGCGCGAGCCGCTCGTTGACCGCCTCGCGGTCCTCGGGGCGATTCGGCAGGGTCCGGTCTTCCATGCTTTCCCCCGAGGCTAGAACGTCACCACAATCGAGTTCGGGCCGAGATCGGAGACCACAGTGGCCAGACCGACCAGCTGGGCGCCGTCCAACAGACGTCCGTTCGTCTTGTTTCCATTTATACTGCAATAGTATTTGGTACAAGGAGCGCACACGAGAACCCGGCCTCCGAGCGAACGGAACTGTTCAAGATAGCTCACGAGCGGCTCGAACCCCTCCACCTGGATCCCCTTCATCGCGCCGTCCATCGCCCAGACCGTTCCGTCCATCGTGAGGAAGATCGAGGTCTTCCTGCCGAGCGCGAGGGTGGAGCATGCCCAGGAGAGCGCGAGCGTGGCGCGCGTCCCTCGATCTTGCTTTCCGGTCGTGAGAACGACCACTGCGTTCTGTTCGTTCGTCATCATCCTCCCCTTCACGCCCGCGCCGACCGGCGCCGACGCGAACTAGACAAAGAGAACCATCCGCCCTTTCATCGCCTTCCCGAGAAACGTCGCCACGCCGCACGGATCGACGCACCCGTCCCCGATGAGCTCGTCGCAGTCGAGGCCGAGAAGCGCGGCGGATGTGTCGCAGAGGTGGAAATGGGCGCCCATCTCCCGGGCTTTTTCGATCAGCTCGTCGAGATCTCCGATCCCGTGCTTCCGCATGCGATACCCGAGGAAGAGCTTTCCCAAGCCTCCCCAGTTCATTCTCGAGAGAGGCGCCCGCCCGGCTCCGCACGGAAGGAACTTCCCGAGCAGGCGGTTCATGAGCGGCTTGTTCGCGCTCGTCTTTTCCGCATCCCTGAGGGCGGCCGTCGCCCAAAACGTGAAGAAGAGGTGCACTTCCTGCCCGAGTGCGAGCGCGCCGTTCGCGATCGTGAAGACGGCGAACAAGCGGTCCCACTCGCCGCTGAAGCAGACGATCGAAACCGAGTCGCTCTTCTCCGTCTCGCGGCGCGGGGCGCTCTCTTCGAGAGCGGCGATTCTCGCCTCGAGGTCACTCATCCGTGCAGGATCGACCGTCCGAGCTTCCAAGCTAGAACCCTCCCATCAAACGGATGGTCGCAACGACGACGTTCCCCTCTCTCTCCAAGCGCGCGAGCTCGTTCTGCGTCGTCTCGCACCAGGCCTTGACATCGCTCTCGAACGCGAGATCGTCCGCGGTGATCACGATGACGGATCCCGGCTTCGCCTGGCGCCGCGCCTTGGCCAGCTCGACGATCGGCCGCGGGCAACGCATGCCCCGCGCTTCGATGCGTATTTCGTTGTTCGTGTTCATCCGCAGCGCTCCTCCGTCTGTTTTCATGTATGAACGATCGCGGCTGCCGGATGAAGCTGCCCGTTCCGGCAAAGGCTCGCTCTCTATGGAGTTTCGGCATGTGCCGCGCCGAACGTGAGAGCTCTACGGCGCCGCGCCGCCCGACCGGCCGCGGCTTTCGAGCTCGCTTCCGAACGAGGGAAAAACGCGCGGAGTCCGTTCATTCGAGATAAGATCGGGCGCCGCTCGGTCCAACGACGGAATCGGGGCGCCCGGCGCTCCCCCGGAGGGCGATCAGGGGCGTTCCGAACCGCCCTAAGCCGTTTCTCCCCGCGTGCCGATAGGGAGGTGAAGGCTTCGCCAACCAAGGAGGGATGTATGGATCGAGAGATACTGACCGCGGAACAAGTCGCCGACTATCTCCGGCTCAGCCGGAAGTCGGTCTACCGCCTCGCGCGCGCCGGCGTCCTCCCTGCGAAGAAGATCATGAACCAGTGGCGGTTCGAGCGGACGCGTCTCAACGAGTGGATTCGCGAGAAGGAAGAGGAACCGGTTAGCGTGTAGCCCAGATCCTGCGCGCGTTTCCCGCTGCGGCCGCAGATCTCGGCCGGCGTTCCCTTTCTAGTGTTGCTTCGCTCTTCGCAGAAGCTCGCGAATCCGTCCGTCCGACGGCCTTCGCTCGAGGTACGTCTCAAGCAGGCGAAACGCCTCCTCCTCGTTTCCCGTCCCGAGAAGAAAGACGCCCAGACTTTTCATTCCGTCCGGATAGTCCGGATCGAGCATGAGCGCACGTCTGTACTCGACGAGCGCCGTCTCCGGTCTCCCCATCTTCTCGGCGACGTATCCGAGCTGCAGGCGAACCTCTTTCGTCTCTCCGAGCGCGATGAGACGCCGGAAGGCCGCTTCGGCTTCCTCGAACCGATGAGCCCGCTCGTATGCGCGCCCGAGGTTGTAGAGAAGCGGGCGATTGTCCGGGGCGAAGCTCACCCCCGTCTCCAGAACCTCCAGCGCTTCCCGCAGCATGTTCTTGTGCATGAGAAGCGCACCCAGGTTGTTCAGGAAGTCCGGGTTTCTCGGCTCCGCCTCGATGGCCCGTTTCATCTCGACGAGAGCCGAATCGATCGCTCCGCTGTTGAAGTAGATCCCGGCGAGGTTGGCTCGCGCCTTCGCGTGATGGGGCGCGGAACGGACCGCCCGCCGGTACGCTTGAAGCGCTCCCTCCGTGTCGCCGAGCGCCTCGCGCGCAAGGCCCACGTTGTTCCAGACGTCCGCGCTCTCCGGATCGCGCTCGAGCGCGCGATCGTACTCCGCGAGCGCGGCGCGCGGATCCCCTCGGTCATAAAGGATCTTCCCGAGATGAAGATGCGCGCGGACCACGCTCTCCCGCGGCACGGAGAGAGGCGTGAAGTTGAGAACCAGAACGAGCGCGGCGAGCGCGGCGGCTGCTTTCCCGAACCGCGCACGCGACCGCGCCCTCTCCGCGAGATGAAGAACCGCGCCGGCCGCGAAGAGAAGATGCACGGGAAAGACCGGCATCCGGTATCGAGACGCGAACGGGAACGGAAGGATCGCGAGAAGATAGGAGAGAAGGAAGAGAAGAGGGAGGTTCCGAGTCCAGCTCGCGCGGAGCGCGACAAGCACGCCGAAGAGCGCGAGAGGAGCGAGAACCGCCGCCGGAAGAAAGAGCATCTTGAGGACGGCGGACCTCTCGCGGAAGAAGTCGAAGTCGTGGCTGATCTCGACCTCCCACCCGCCCCAGAAAAGCAAGAAACGCTTCGCCGCGCGCGCGGCCGCTCGGATCGGCTCCTTCCCCATCTCCGCAAACGCTTTTCCATAATAGAAGCGGTCCCGATCGACCTCTCGAAACGCGCCGGCGTCGGTCGCGAGTCGTTCGATCGCCTTCCACTCATACCCCGGAGCGATCGACGCGAGACCGTCCGCGCCCGCCCGGTTCCCGATGTAGAAGTTCATCCCGCCGTTCGCTTGGATGAGGACCGGATCCCCGATCGCAGCGTTTCGGAAGAAGACCGGCGCGACGAGAAGCACGGTCCCGAGGAGCACGAAGAGCGCGCGGCGCGGCGCCGCTTCCCTCGGACCGGAACGGAACGCCCAATAGAGGAGAACCGGAAGGGCGGCGAGGATCGTGGGGCGCGTGATCGCGGAGAGACCCGCGAGCGCCCCGACGATCATCCACGCGCGCGGCCGCACGCCGCGGCGCGCGAGGCCGAGCGCGACGCGCAAGAGGAGCAAGTTCAGGAAGACGACGAGCGTCTCCGCGAGCAGAAGCCCCTCGAGGAATAGAAACCGCGGGTAGAGAGCCGCGAGCGCGGCGGCGACGAGTCCGGTCGATCGGCCGCCGATGAGCCTCCCGGCATCGTACAGAAGAAACAGGATCGCGACGCCGAGGAGATGCTGGGCGAGACAGATCCAGCCGTACGACGCGCCGGCGCGGAGAAGGAGCGCGAGGAGATAGGGATAGACCGGTCCGTGGATGTGGACGCGCGTCCAGAGCCACTCGCCGTCCGCGATCGCCCGCGCCCAACCAAAGTACTCGGCGGCGTCGATGATCGGCTGGCCGAAGAACGGGTTCCGCGCCGACTCCCAAAGATAGATGAGCCGGACGGCGAGAGCCGCGAAGAGAAGGATCGCGATCGCCGTCACGCGCCGGGATCCGGCCTTCGCCTTCTTCCGTTTCACCTTCAAGAAGATGCCTCCGCGTCCGCTCGCTCCCGAGAATAGCAGATGCGGCGCGGGCGGGAAGCGTCCCCTCGATCTGGTGCGAGAAAGAAGACGAGCGTGCGAAGGAAGGAGAAGAAAGCAAGGACGGGCCCGCATCGGTCGACCGACGACCCGGAGTCCCGGGTTGGATCCCGCTTCCTAGGCTCCCCCTGCAAGCCACGGACTCGGGATCGGCCGGCTCGCCGCATCCGGGAGGTCCGGCGTCGTTCGCGGTCGACCGTGCGGTGCCCGCCCTCAAGGAACGATCGTCTCGGCCCGAACCGAACCAGGACGGGCTTCGCGCGCCCGCTCCGCCCATCCCTTCAAGACCGAATCATGGCTCGAGACGTGGGCTCTTCCGCCCCTCGGCCCCTATTCCAAGAGACGGAAACCGCCGGCTGGGCGTTCAGAAGAGCAAATGGCGGGCCCGACCTCGCGCCGGTTCTGTCCAGACTCGCAACGAATTGTCTCGCAAGGAGTTTCGTTAGAATCGAGGCAAGACGAAAGAGCGGGCGGGCGAGATCATTCTCCACGAGCAGGGAACCCGGTTTCCGGCCGTGTCGCGTACGTTTCGCTTAACTATCTACGGAACAACCGGTTGCCAGATGGAAACGAAGTTCCCGGCCGAGGGTGCCCACAGGGCGGTCCTAGCGTCGTGAGCGCCGGGATGGGATGGTCGAGGAGGCCGGCTTCTCCGGCTTCTCGGTGAGGTCGTAGCGCCGGATCTTGTTGCGGAGACCGCGAAGGGAGAGACCCAGCTCGCGCGCCGCGCGGCTCCGGTTCCAGCCGAGCCGTTCGAGGACATCGGCCACGCGCCGCTTTTCGAGCGCCTCGATCTCGTCCCGAAGAGCCGCCGGCGTGTCCTTCCCGTCCGAGGACCGCGCCGGATCCCCTTCGAAGACGAGATCCGACGGGAGGTGCTCGATCTCGATCCGGTCGCCCGGCGCGAGAAGGACCGCGCGGAGGATCGCCTTCTCGAGCTCGCGCACGTTCCCCGGCCACGCGTACTGTTCGAAGAGACGCTCGACCTCCGGCGCGAGAAGGATCGACGGGCGCCCAAGCTCTCTCCGGAACCGCTCGAGGAAGTGCGCGCCGAGAATCGCGACGTCCCCGCGCCGCTCTCTGAGCGGCGGAAGCCGGAGCACAATGTCGTTGATTCGATAGAAGAGATCCTTGAGGAATCGATCTTCGTGGATGTCGCGCCGGAGCGAAAGGTTCGACGTGGCGCAGACGACGCGCACGTCGACCGCGCGCCTCCGCGTGCTTCCGATCGGACGGATCACGCCCTCGTCGAGCACGTGGAGAAGCGATCGCTGCACGTGAGGCCCCGCCTTGCCGATCTCGTCGAGGAGGATCGTTCCCCCATCCGCCTCATCGAAGAGCCCTTTGCGGTCCTCGACAGCGCCGGTGAACGCTCCTTTCACGTATCCGAAGAGCTCCGACTCGAGCAGTTGCTCCGGGAGCGAGGCGCAGTTCACCGTCACGAACGGCTTCCCCGCGCGCGGGCTCGACTCGTGGATCGCGCGGGCGAGGAGCTGCTTTCCGGTCCCCGTCTCCCCCTCGATGAGCACGGACACCGGGAAGCGGCTCACGCGCTCCGCGATGCGGAGGGTCTCGATCGTCGCCGGATCGCGCGTGATGATCTTTTCGAACGGAGAGCCGGGCGCCGCGGGCACGGGTTCCAAACGAGCGAGAAGCGCGCGGACCTCCGCGGTTTTCTCCGGGTTCCCCGCGCGGGCGAGCACATCGTTCGCGCGGGCGAGCACGGCGCGCGCCTCCGCGGAGGCGCCGACCTCGATCCAACCGCGCGCAAGATCGATCGACACGAGCGCTTCTTCCGTTTCCTCTCCGAGCTCCTCCCAAATCCGCTTCGCGCCGAGGAGATGCGCGAGCGCCCGTTCCGTCGAGCCTCGGCCTCCCCGGCCTGCCTCGATACGGCCCGCGACGACGAACGCCCGGGCAAGATCTCGCTTGTAGCCGATCCGCTCGAAGAAGCGAATCCCCTCCGCGATCTCCTCGCGGCCTCTCCGCCAGTCGCCGCGCGCGAGCGCCGCCTCCGCGAGAACTCGCCTCTGCCGCCCTTCGAGCGACGGATCGCCGAGCGCCGCGAGTGTTCCGGTGAGCTCGAGCGCGAGGCGCTCCGCCTCCTCGGCGGCGCCCCGTCGAAGGAGAAGATCGGCAAGTTCGAGAGCGACGGTCACCGCGGCGTCGCCGCCCGGCGCGACGGCGCGCGCGAGGGTGAGGGCGTCCTGGAGGCGCTCTTCCGCGCGCGAGCGAAATCCTCGCCGCTCCTCATCCGCGGCGCGAAGCTCTTCAATCAAAATCCGTTCACGTGGAAAGCGATTGTCCGCGCAGATCGCCTCGGCGGCTTCCATTCGCTCGCGAAACTCGCTCGTGCGCGCGCCATCGAGCGCGAGCCGAGCAAGCGCGATCAGCGCCCGCGCGCTCCCGAGCTCGTAGCCGATCTCGGAGAAGACGCGGAGCGCCTCGCGCGTCCCCGCTTCCGCTTCCACGGCGAGCCCGAGCCGATACGCGAGGTTGCCGCGGTTCAGGCTCGCCGAACCGTAGAGGTAGAGAAAGCCCGCGTCCTCCGCCCGACGCCGCGCCCGATCGAGATGCCGGAAGGCCTCCGTCCAGAGGCACTCCGACTTGGCAAGCGTGCCGAGGTGGATGAGCGTCCGGCATTCTCCCTCCGCATCGCCGGCGATCCGATAGGCGAGCATCGCCTCCTCGAAGTGATCGCGCGCCTCCGCGGCGAGCCCCTCGCGCTGCGCGACGACGCCAAGAAGAGATCGCGCGGGGCCGACCCACTCGCGCCGGTCTTCCCTCTCGGCGGCGGCGAGGCCCGCGTCCGCTTTCCGGCGAGCCGCGCCCAGATCCCCGCGCTCGAGCGCGATCCGTCCATCGAGAACAAGCGCGCCCGGGCGGACCCCATCGCTTCGCTTTGCCTCGGCGGCGAGGGCCGACGCCTCGTCGATTCCTCCGGTCCAGAAGAAACACCAGGCGAGCTTCTCGCGAACCTCGGCCCGCGCCTCGCGCGTCATTCCTTCGGCTCCCTCGAGCGCGCGCCGGAACTCTTCGATCGCTTCCTTGTATCGATTCGTTGAGAAGTAAATCGAGCCGAGGTCGTCGGAGAGCGCGCGAGGAGACGTCTCCGGCGGGATGCCGAGCATCTCGCGGATCTCGTGCAGATTTCGCTTCAGGCGAAACGGCTCCTCGAAGCGCATCCTCTTCCTCCTCGGCCTCTTGAGCGAACCTACCGCGGCAGAAATCCGGCGACGATCCAAAGGACCCGCGCGAACGTCCGCACGGATCTCGTGGCCTCGGCCGTCGACTCGAATTCCGCCGTCGGACCGCTCGGCGCCGTCACCGGGAAGTCGTCCGGGTCCGTGTCGCCGTTCGTCGGATCGAAGACCGGCGTCGGTCCCGGACCCGGCGGAAGCCGAATGAACCCCTCCGCCGGGTTCGCCGCGAGGAAGAGGAGGAGGAGAGCCGCCAAAACGGCCGATGCCTTTCTTCTCGACATCCCCGAGCCTCCCTTGGGGCCAAAGCCCCTGTAAAGAAACGAGTTGGGCGCCGGGCGGAACCCCTCGCTCCCCCCGCCGCCCGATTAGACTATACGCACGATTTCCGCAGGCGGACAGGGGAGGCGGGCGCGCTCGCCTTGCTTCTCAAGACGTGGCGCGGGCGTGGAGGGCACTTTGCCCGCTCGTCGCGTCGGTGGACGCGGCCGCGCTCTCGTTCCCGGCCGGCTAGCCTGGATCTAGCCGGCCCTTCGTGAACGAGAAGAAGGTGTTCTCGTCGGCGAGGCGAACGCCGGACATCAGGTCCTCGGGCGTCTTCCCCACCGCCTTGAGGCCGCCGGGGCAAGACATCAGGGGGACGCCCCGCTCAAGCAGCGAGGAGAGGGAGCCAGGGCCTCTGCTGATTCGCGCGGTCGCGCGAGGCTCGGGACCCGATCGAAAGCGCCGGGCTCGGAGCGAACGCTCCGGGAGCCTTCTTCGTTCGCCGGATGGACCCGCCCGGCTGTAAGCCTCCCGCCGATCACTACCGGATGAAGACGAAGTGCGCCCGCCGTTCGAGCGTTCCCGATGTCGCCCGGATCCTCCCCAGGGCGAAGTAGACGCCCGATGCGGCCCGGCCGCCTCCATCCTTCTCTCCGTCCCACGGAACCGCGTGCTCGCCCACCGACAGAACGCGTTCGATCGGCCTCGCGATTTCCCGTCCGGCGAGATCGTAGATCGAGACGCTCACTTCCGCACTCCAGGGGAGGGCGAGATCGAGCACGATCGATCCGCCGCCGGCTGTTCGAGCGCCGAACCGAACGGTCGAGGGAGAGGCCTCGTCCGCCGGAAGCTCCGCCA containing:
- a CDS encoding DsrE/DsrF/DrsH-like family protein — encoded protein: MSDLEARIAALEESAPRRETEKSDSVSIVCFSGEWDRLFAVFTIANGALALGQEVHLFFTFWATAALRDAEKTSANKPLMNRLLGKFLPCGAGRAPLSRMNWGGLGKLFLGYRMRKHGIGDLDELIEKAREMGAHFHLCDTSAALLGLDCDELIGDGCVDPCGVATFLGKAMKGRMVLFV
- a CDS encoding sulfurtransferase TusA family protein, with the translated sequence MNTNNEIRIEARGMRCPRPIVELAKARRQAKPGSVIVITADDLAFESDVKAWCETTQNELARLEREGNVVVATIRLMGGF
- a CDS encoding helix-turn-helix domain-containing protein: MDREILTAEQVADYLRLSRKSVYRLARAGVLPAKKIMNQWRFERTRLNEWIREKEEEPVSV
- a CDS encoding response regulator — translated: MEDRTLPNRPEDREAVNERLALANVEAAELVAELEAKSEELMRANHRLAEANVRSAELVAELEERSEELHRANEKLARANAISAELVAELQARREELEWANTNLRRAGEEKKRILGVAAHDLRGGIGGIHNLATLLAESIAGAAGEVAQHVALLREESGRLLRLLESILEEARTGAGKLEIQRVPTDLGLLVREATRFHEGNAHGKGQLLVADVPDPAPVVEADSLRIRQVLDNLVSNAIKYAPGSTRITVRVSETGNEALVSVLDEGPGLSDEDLQKAFGEFCRLSAKPTGGEESHGLGLAIARRIVEAHEGRIWAENREDARGAHFGFALSREGAEISALRILVVDDGSINRSIAKKFLEKAGHSVDVASDGREAIACLSRERYDLVLMDVEMPGTSGLDATVEIRSSEDPERRIPIIALTGHADKESREACLRAGMNDVVVKPFDPKTLRLAVNRWARKSGPSH
- a CDS encoding sigma 54-interacting transcriptional regulator, with translation MRFEEPFRLKRNLHEIREMLGIPPETSPRALSDDLGSIYFSTNRYKEAIEEFRRALEGAEGMTREARAEVREKLAWCFFWTGGIDEASALAAEAKRSDGVRPGALVLDGRIALERGDLGAARRKADAGLAAAEREDRREWVGPARSLLGVVAQREGLAAEARDHFEEAMLAYRIAGDAEGECRTLIHLGTLAKSECLWTEAFRHLDRARRRAEDAGFLYLYGSASLNRGNLAYRLGLAVEAEAGTREALRVFSEIGYELGSARALIALARLALDGARTSEFRERMEAAEAICADNRFPRERILIEELRAADEERRGFRSRAEERLQDALTLARAVAPGGDAAVTVALELADLLLRRGAAEEAERLALELTGTLAALGDPSLEGRQRRVLAEAALARGDWRRGREEIAEGIRFFERIGYKRDLARAFVVAGRIEAGRGGRGSTERALAHLLGAKRIWEELGEETEEALVSIDLARGWIEVGASAEARAVLARANDVLARAGNPEKTAEVRALLARLEPVPAAPGSPFEKIITRDPATIETLRIAERVSRFPVSVLIEGETGTGKQLLARAIHESSPRAGKPFVTVNCASLPEQLLESELFGYVKGAFTGAVEDRKGLFDEADGGTILLDEIGKAGPHVQRSLLHVLDEGVIRPIGSTRRRAVDVRVVCATSNLSLRRDIHEDRFLKDLFYRINDIVLRLPPLRERRGDVAILGAHFLERFRRELGRPSILLAPEVERLFEQYAWPGNVRELEKAILRAVLLAPGDRIEIEHLPSDLVFEGDPARSSDGKDTPAALRDEIEALEKRRVADVLERLGWNRSRAARELGLSLRGLRNKIRRYDLTEKPEKPASSTIPSRRSRR
- a CDS encoding DsrE family protein, which gives rise to MMTNEQNAVVVLTTGKQDRGTRATLALSWACSTLALGRKTSIFLTMDGTVWAMDGAMKGIQVEGFEPLVSYLEQFRSLGGRVLVCAPCTKYYCSINGNKTNGRLLDGAQLVGLATVVSDLGPNSIVVTF
- a CDS encoding glycosyltransferase family 2 protein; the encoded protein is MSGRSIAAIIPVRDAGATIEETLRSIYASSTPPDEVIVVDDGCSDRSMEIARRFPARILPSEPPGGVARARNTGAAAARGEILLFVDADVVLEPNAVRAAADALADPGVSVAVGLQSAVSPFPNAASVYKNYWLHYTYKKRAERLAVLYSSAVAIRREPFEQAGGFDPNYRTPNIEDSDLGKRLTDAGCRIAVVPEMEFRHIKRYDLSGMFRTDFRRTVGMTKVQIRDRFRRILKGNYSSIPTSFLVSCLAPWIAPPLLAAGEIFAALLFPPALVLLLNRDWIRSLAESQGARAGLLGAFFLHLDVVAVNLGVLWGIAEYAAGKKY
- a CDS encoding heavy-metal-associated domain-containing protein, with translation MHPRSLIALLVAVLVAVLIAFLFASRASRSPSSAGQGQEATSGASRASETPVRTVILDVEGMHCASCVRRVTEFLEKTPGVVSAKVSLEEKSARVDLSTNDPIEDALVEAVVAAGYRATPRAQ
- a CDS encoding tetratricopeptide repeat protein, with protein sequence MKVKRKKAKAGSRRVTAIAILLFAALAVRLIYLWESARNPFFGQPIIDAAEYFGWARAIADGEWLWTRVHIHGPVYPYLLALLLRAGASYGWICLAQHLLGVAILFLLYDAGRLIGGRSTGLVAAALAALYPRFLFLEGLLLAETLVVFLNLLLLRVALGLARRGVRPRAWMIVGALAGLSAITRPTILAALPVLLYWAFRSGPREAAPRRALFVLLGTVLLVAPVFFRNAAIGDPVLIQANGGMNFYIGNRAGADGLASIAPGYEWKAIERLATDAGAFREVDRDRFYYGKAFAEMGKEPIRAAARAAKRFLLFWGGWEVEISHDFDFFRERSAVLKMLFLPAAVLAPLALFGVLVALRASWTRNLPLLFLLSYLLAILPFPFASRYRMPVFPVHLLFAAGAVLHLAERARSRARFGKAAAALAALVLVLNFTPLSVPRESVVRAHLHLGKILYDRGDPRAALAEYDRALERDPESADVWNNVGLAREALGDTEGALQAYRRAVRSAPHHAKARANLAGIYFNSGAIDSALVEMKRAIEAEPRNPDFLNNLGALLMHKNMLREALEVLETGVSFAPDNRPLLYNLGRAYERAHRFEEAEAAFRRLIALGETKEVRLQLGYVAEKMGRPETALVEYRRALMLDPDYPDGMKSLGVFLLGTGNEEEAFRLLETYLERRPSDGRIRELLRRAKQH